A genomic region of Oncorhynchus mykiss isolate Arlee chromosome 16, USDA_OmykA_1.1, whole genome shotgun sequence contains the following coding sequences:
- the LOC110492338 gene encoding lethal(3)malignant brain tumor-like protein 1 isoform X2 has translation MAQRTYPEQLRREPMTDKRGGGTDKIPGGRVASLDPELLKPMKKRKRKDYLSPSEEESELDGMDYLKTENRHNKAGAVEVHMDLWTWGQYLEETKAVAAPAKLFQESQRVPQCKSSFRQGMKLEGIDPQHPSMYFVLTVAEVCGYRLRLHFDGYSDCHDFWVNANCPDIHPAGWCESTGHKLYTPKGCKEEEFSWASYLKMSKAQVAPKEVFASPGRTDTECGFEVGMKLEAVDRMNPSLICVATVTDVVDDRFLVHFDNWDDTYDYWCDASSPYIHPIGWCQERSLPLTPPQDYPDPGRFSWPRYLDETGSTAVSAEAFKVRPAHCFQAQMKLEVVDKRSPGLIRVATVEEVDTHRIKIHFDGWSHMYDEWMDSDHPDTHPVGWCESTGHPLKIPPPESNKTQQLDPREPATTGQSSFSSMPCKVINHSRSTKYSFHHRKCPTPGCDGSGHVTGRFTAHHCLSGCPLAERNQGRLKTDLSDTEGSGAKRNILIFGQRTKKSRYHGRIGRPPKYRKSQHRGYQTIATEGMCPSLFMSALSAHPDRTLSLCWEQHCKLLPGVQGIHATQVAAWTVEEVFGFVQKLTGCEEQACVFKEEMIDGEAFLLLTQTDIVKILNIKLGPALKISNAILMFKSIDEGLK, from the exons ATGGCACAGAGAACCTACCCAGAGCAGCTACGCAGGGAGCCTATGACTGACAA GAGGGGGGGAGGCACAGATAAGATTCCCGGGGGCAGGGTAGCATCTCTGGACCCTGAGCTGCTGAAACCcatgaagaagaggaagaggaaggactaCCTGAGTCCGTCAGAGGAAGAATCTGAGCTGGATGGAATG GATTACTTGAAGACAGAAAACAGACACAACAAAGCAG GTGCTGTTGAAGTCCATATGGATCTGTGGACATGGGGACAGTATCTGGAGGAGACCAAAGCAGTGGCAGCTCCGGCCAAACTCTTTCAAGAG TCTCAGAGAGTACCTCAGTGCAAAAGCAGCTTCCGCCAGGGCATGAAGTTAGAGGGCATCGACCCCCAGCACCCCTCCATGTACTTTGTTCTGACTGTGGCTGAG GTTTGTGGCTACAGGCTGCGTCTCCATTTTGACGGCTACTCAGACTGTCATGACTTCTGGGTAAATGCCAACTGCCCCGACATCCACCCGGCGGGATGGTGTGAGAGCACTGGACACAAACTCTACACCCCCAAAG GCTGCAAAGAGGAGGAGTTCTCCTGGGCCAGCTACCTGAAAATGAGTAAAGCACAAGTTGCCCCTAAAGAGGTGTTTGCCAGCCCTGGAAGA ACGGATACGGAGTGTGGTTTTGAGGTGGGCATGAAGCTGGAGGCGGTTGACCGCATGAACCCCTCTCTCATTTGCGTGGCGACCGTGACCGACGTGGTGGACGACCGCTTCCTGGTTCACTTTGATAACTGGGACGACACGTATGACTACTG GTGTGATGCCAGCAGTCCATACATCCATCCTATTGGCTGGTGCCAAGAGAGGAGCCTCCCCCTAACGCCGCCTCAAG ATTACCCAGACCCAGGCAGGTTCTCCTGGCCAAGGTACCTCGACGAGACTGGCTCTACCGCCGTGTCTGCTGAGGCTTTTAAAGTG CGTCCTGCCCATTGCTTCCAGGCTCAGATGAAGCTGGAGGTGGTGGACAAAAGGAGCCCCGGCCTGATACGGGTGGCCACAGTGGAGGAGGTCGACACCCACCGCATTAAG ATCCATTTTGATGGCTGGAGTCATATGTATGATGAGTGGATGGACTCGGACCACCCTGACACCCACCCGGTCGGCTGGTGTGAGAGTACGGGTCACCCGCTAAAAATCCCTCCCCCTGAGTCCAACAAAACCCAACAGCTTG ACCCCAGGGAACCTGCAACCACAGGCCAGTCCAGTTTCTCCTCCATGCCTTGCAAAGTAATCAACCACTCCAGATCCACAAAGTACAGCTTCCATCACAG GAAGTGTCCAACGCCTGGATGTGATGGCTCGGGTCATGTGACTGGGCGGTTCACAGCGCATCACTGTCTGTCAGGCTGCCCATTGGCTGAGCGAAACCAGGGCAGACTCAAAACCGACCTATCAGATACAGAGGGGAGCGGAGCCAAGCGGAACATCTTAATCTTTGGCCAAAGGACCAAAAAGTCCCGGTACCATGGCAG GATTGGTCGTCCCCCCAAGTATAGAAAAAGCCAGCACAGAGGTTACCAGA CGATAGCCACAGAGGGTATGTGCCCGTCTCTGTTCATGTCTGCCCTGTCGGCCCACCCGGACCGAACCCTGTCTCTGTGCTGGGAGCAACACTGCAAACTGCTGCCAGGCGTCCAGGGCATCCATGCTACACAGGTGGCAGCATGGACCGTGGAGGAG GTCTTTGGATTTGTCCAGAAACTGACTGGTTGTGAAGAACAGGCCTGTGTCTTCAAAGAGGAA ATGATTGACGGGGAGGCCTTCCTATTACTGACACAAACTGACATCGTCAAAATCCTGAACATCAAACTTGGTCCCGCCCTCAAGATCTCCAACGCCATTTTAATGTTCAAGAGTATTGACGAAGGCCTCAAGTGA
- the LOC110492339 gene encoding mRNA export factor isoform X2: MSLFGASTGFGAGGFGAATTDTHNPMKDVEVTSPPDDSISCLAFSPPAMPGNFLIGGSWANDVRCWEVQDNGQTVPKAQQMHTGPVLDVCWSEDGSKVFTASCDKTAKMWDLNSNQAIQIAQHDAPIRTVHWIKAPNYNCIMTGSWDKTLKFWDTRSPNPMMSLQLPERCYCADVVYPMAVVASADRGLIVYQLENQPSEFRRIDSPLKHQHRCIAIFKDKQNKPAGFALGSIEGRVAIHYINPPNPAKDNFTFKCHRSNGTNTATPQDIYAVNAISFHPVHGTLATVGSDGRFSFWDKDARTKLKTSEQLDQPITACSFNNNGNIFAYASSYDWSKGHEYYNPQKKNYIFLRNATEELKPRNKKW, translated from the exons ATGAGTTTGTTCGGGGCCAGCACTGGCTTTGGCGCTGGGGGATTTGGAGCGGCAACCACGGACACCCACAACCCAATGAAG GATGTGGAAGTAACCTCACCCCCAGATGACAGCATCAGTTGCTTGGCGTTCAGTCCTCCTGCCATGCCAGGGAACTTCTTGATAGGGGGATCCTGGGCCAATGAT GTGAGGTGTTGGGAGGTACAGGACAACGGGCAGACAGTCCCCAAAGCCCAGCAGATGCACACGGGTCCCGTCCTTGATGTCTGCTGGAGCGAA GACGGTAGCAAGGTTTTCACTGCGTCTTGTGACAAGACTGCCAAAATGTGGGACCTCAACAGCAACCAGGCAATACAGATCGCACAG CATGATGCTCCTATCAGAACAGTCCACTGGATCAAAGCCCCCAACTACAACTGCATCATGACAGGCAGCTGGGACAAAACTCTGAAg ttctgggacACCCGCTCGCCCAACCCAATGATGTCTCTGCAGTTGCCAGAGAGGTGCTACTGTGCAGATGTG GTGTACCCCATGGCAGTGGTAGCGTCTGCAGACCGAGGTTTGATTGTATATCAGCTTGAAAACCAGCCGTCTGAGTTTAGGAGGATAGACTCACCACTCAAACACCAG CACCGCTGCATAGCCATTTTTAAGGACAAACAGAACAAGCCTGCTGGATTTGCTCTCGGAAGCATTGAAGGGCGGGTTGCAATTCACTACATCAACCCTCCTAACCC AGCCAAGGATAACTTCACCTTTAAGTGCCACAGGTCGAATGGAACCAACACAGCCACACCACAAGACATCTATGCT GTAAATGCCATCTCCTTCCACCCTGTCCACGGGACACTGGCGACTGTTGGGTCAGATGGTCGCTTCAGCTTCTGGGATAAAGACGCCCGCACCAAGCTGAAGACCTCAGAGCAGCTGGATCAGCCAATCACAGCATGCTCCTTCAACAACAATGGCAACATCTTTGCTTACGCCTCCAGCTATGATTGGTCAAAG GGACATGAGTACTACAACCCTCAGAAAAAGAACTACATCTTCCTGCGTAATGCTACTGAGGAGCTGAAACCACGGAACAAGAAATGGTGA
- the LOC110492338 gene encoding lethal(3)malignant brain tumor-like protein 1 isoform X1 — MSAKVELDVSAKEADPNPSSDALSSNDSLSKKTHPQTTALILPAPVPSTQKVEVSPGAAEAGNGATAGEVETPTIAPQVGGACSIVHVLEWKEGMAILPSSNLKFCLSDCGTLEMISQEKISSAEPAVMVSGKIPDSKNRPTNKTDMVSPLSSVGGVAVEQERPIKIEPKTQGGPGQQESCDPMAQRTYPEQLRREPMTDKRGGGTDKIPGGRVASLDPELLKPMKKRKRKDYLSPSEEESELDGMDYLKTENRHNKAGAVEVHMDLWTWGQYLEETKAVAAPAKLFQESQRVPQCKSSFRQGMKLEGIDPQHPSMYFVLTVAEVCGYRLRLHFDGYSDCHDFWVNANCPDIHPAGWCESTGHKLYTPKGCKEEEFSWASYLKMSKAQVAPKEVFASPGRTDTECGFEVGMKLEAVDRMNPSLICVATVTDVVDDRFLVHFDNWDDTYDYWCDASSPYIHPIGWCQERSLPLTPPQDYPDPGRFSWPRYLDETGSTAVSAEAFKVRPAHCFQAQMKLEVVDKRSPGLIRVATVEEVDTHRIKIHFDGWSHMYDEWMDSDHPDTHPVGWCESTGHPLKIPPPESNKTQQLDPREPATTGQSSFSSMPCKVINHSRSTKYSFHHRKCPTPGCDGSGHVTGRFTAHHCLSGCPLAERNQGRLKTDLSDTEGSGAKRNILIFGQRTKKSRYHGRIGRPPKYRKSQHRGYQTIATEGMCPSLFMSALSAHPDRTLSLCWEQHCKLLPGVQGIHATQVAAWTVEEVFGFVQKLTGCEEQACVFKEEMIDGEAFLLLTQTDIVKILNIKLGPALKISNAILMFKSIDEGLK, encoded by the exons ATGAGTGCCAAAGTGGAGCTGGATGTTTCAGCCAAAGAAGCAGATCCCAATCCTTCCAGTGATGCCCTCTCCTCCAATGACAGCCTGTCGAAGAAGACACACCCACAGACCACAGCACTCATCCTGCCAG CTCCTGTTCCCAGTACACAGAAGGTGGAGGTCTCTCCGGGTGCTGCTGAGGCAGGTAATGGAGCCACTGCTGGAGAGGTGGAAACCCCCACTATAGCCCCCCAGGTTGGGGGAGCCTGTAGCATCGTCCATGTACTGGAGTGGAAAGAAGGGATGGCCATCTTACCCAGCAGCAACCTTAAG TTCTGTCTGAGTGACTGTGGAACACTGGAGATGATCAGCCAAGAAAAAATCAGCAGTGCTGAACCAGCAGTAATGGTGTCTGGGAAAATACCTGACTCCAAAAACAGGCCAACTAACAAAACAG ATATGGTGTCTCCTCTCAGCTCTGTGGGTGGTGTGGCTGTGGAACAAGAGAGGCCCATCAAGATTGAGCCTAAGACCCAGGGAGggccaggacaacaggagagctGTGATCCTATGGCACAGAGAACCTACCCAGAGCAGCTACGCAGGGAGCCTATGACTGACAA GAGGGGGGGAGGCACAGATAAGATTCCCGGGGGCAGGGTAGCATCTCTGGACCCTGAGCTGCTGAAACCcatgaagaagaggaagaggaaggactaCCTGAGTCCGTCAGAGGAAGAATCTGAGCTGGATGGAATG GATTACTTGAAGACAGAAAACAGACACAACAAAGCAG GTGCTGTTGAAGTCCATATGGATCTGTGGACATGGGGACAGTATCTGGAGGAGACCAAAGCAGTGGCAGCTCCGGCCAAACTCTTTCAAGAG TCTCAGAGAGTACCTCAGTGCAAAAGCAGCTTCCGCCAGGGCATGAAGTTAGAGGGCATCGACCCCCAGCACCCCTCCATGTACTTTGTTCTGACTGTGGCTGAG GTTTGTGGCTACAGGCTGCGTCTCCATTTTGACGGCTACTCAGACTGTCATGACTTCTGGGTAAATGCCAACTGCCCCGACATCCACCCGGCGGGATGGTGTGAGAGCACTGGACACAAACTCTACACCCCCAAAG GCTGCAAAGAGGAGGAGTTCTCCTGGGCCAGCTACCTGAAAATGAGTAAAGCACAAGTTGCCCCTAAAGAGGTGTTTGCCAGCCCTGGAAGA ACGGATACGGAGTGTGGTTTTGAGGTGGGCATGAAGCTGGAGGCGGTTGACCGCATGAACCCCTCTCTCATTTGCGTGGCGACCGTGACCGACGTGGTGGACGACCGCTTCCTGGTTCACTTTGATAACTGGGACGACACGTATGACTACTG GTGTGATGCCAGCAGTCCATACATCCATCCTATTGGCTGGTGCCAAGAGAGGAGCCTCCCCCTAACGCCGCCTCAAG ATTACCCAGACCCAGGCAGGTTCTCCTGGCCAAGGTACCTCGACGAGACTGGCTCTACCGCCGTGTCTGCTGAGGCTTTTAAAGTG CGTCCTGCCCATTGCTTCCAGGCTCAGATGAAGCTGGAGGTGGTGGACAAAAGGAGCCCCGGCCTGATACGGGTGGCCACAGTGGAGGAGGTCGACACCCACCGCATTAAG ATCCATTTTGATGGCTGGAGTCATATGTATGATGAGTGGATGGACTCGGACCACCCTGACACCCACCCGGTCGGCTGGTGTGAGAGTACGGGTCACCCGCTAAAAATCCCTCCCCCTGAGTCCAACAAAACCCAACAGCTTG ACCCCAGGGAACCTGCAACCACAGGCCAGTCCAGTTTCTCCTCCATGCCTTGCAAAGTAATCAACCACTCCAGATCCACAAAGTACAGCTTCCATCACAG GAAGTGTCCAACGCCTGGATGTGATGGCTCGGGTCATGTGACTGGGCGGTTCACAGCGCATCACTGTCTGTCAGGCTGCCCATTGGCTGAGCGAAACCAGGGCAGACTCAAAACCGACCTATCAGATACAGAGGGGAGCGGAGCCAAGCGGAACATCTTAATCTTTGGCCAAAGGACCAAAAAGTCCCGGTACCATGGCAG GATTGGTCGTCCCCCCAAGTATAGAAAAAGCCAGCACAGAGGTTACCAGA CGATAGCCACAGAGGGTATGTGCCCGTCTCTGTTCATGTCTGCCCTGTCGGCCCACCCGGACCGAACCCTGTCTCTGTGCTGGGAGCAACACTGCAAACTGCTGCCAGGCGTCCAGGGCATCCATGCTACACAGGTGGCAGCATGGACCGTGGAGGAG GTCTTTGGATTTGTCCAGAAACTGACTGGTTGTGAAGAACAGGCCTGTGTCTTCAAAGAGGAA ATGATTGACGGGGAGGCCTTCCTATTACTGACACAAACTGACATCGTCAAAATCCTGAACATCAAACTTGGTCCCGCCCTCAAGATCTCCAACGCCATTTTAATGTTCAAGAGTATTGACGAAGGCCTCAAGTGA
- the LOC110492341 gene encoding serine/arginine-rich splicing factor 6: MPRIYVGKLNYNAREKDLQRFFNGYGKLMEIDLKNGYGFVEFEDNRDADDAVYELNGKELCGERVTVEHARGPRRDRDGYGGGGGGGRSSSGYSSSRSRTGRDKYGPPVRTEYRLIVENLSSRCSWQDLKDFMRQAGEVTYADAHKERTNEGVIEFGSRSDMRRALDKLDGTDINGRKIRLVEEKSRRRRSYSGSRSRSRSRRRSRSRSRRSSRSRSNSRSHSRSHSRSKRRHSKSGRKSRSRSRTRKSRSRSNKSKSRSKSCSKVKSERDSRSRSKEKSANKKSRSRSASPVKNGKEERSSRSPSPAADRRSKSPDKRSVSHSKSRSRSASRD, translated from the exons ATGCCTCGCATCTATGTTGGAAAACTTAATTATAATGCTCGAGAAAAAGACCTTCAAAGATTTTTCAATGGCTACGGAAAGCTTATGGAAATTGATCTGAAAAATGG ATATGGCTTTGTAGAATTTGAGGATAATCGCGATGCGGACGACGCAGTGTATGAACTGAATGGCAAGGAGTTGTGCGGGGAGCGTGTGACCGTGGAACATGCCAGAGGACCGCGCCGTGACCGAGATGGATATGGTGGTGGCGGGGGTGGTGGTCGCA GTAGTAGTGGTTACAGCAGCAGCAGAAGCCGCACTGGCAGGGATAAGTACGGGCCACCCGTCCGTACTGAGTACCGACTGATCGTTGAGAATCTGTCCAGCCGCTGCAGCTGGCAGGATCTGAAG GATTTCATGCGTCAGGCTGGAGAGGTCACGTATGCCGACGCCCACAAGGAGCGTACCAACGAGGGTGTCATCGAGTTTGGCTCACGCTCGGACATGAGGAGGGCCCTAGACAAGCTGGACGGCACGGACATCAACGGGAGGAAGATCCGCCTGGTGGAGGAAAAGTCTCGCCGCCGACGCTCCTACTCTGGCAGTCGCTCTAG GTCTCGCAGCAGACGTCGCTCTCGTAGCAGGAGCCGCAGGAGCAGTCGCTCCAGGAGTAACTCCAGATCCCACTCCCG ATCCCATTCTCGAAGCAAGAGACGCCACTCCAAGTCTGGAAGGAAGTCTCGTTCCCGCTCTCGCACCCGCAAATCCAGATCCCGTTCCAACAAAAGCAAGTCTCGTTCCAAGAGCTGCTCCAAGGTGAAATCCGAGCGGGATTCCCGCAGCCGCTCCAAGGAGAAGTCGGCCAACAAGAAGTCCCGTAGCCGATCAGCATCTCCCGTGAAAAATGGGAAGGAGGAGCGTTCCTCTCGCTCCCCTTCCCCAGCAGCTGACCGTCGCTCCAAGTCTCCAGACAAGCGCTCAGTCTCCCACTCCAAATCCAGGTCTAGATCAGCTTCCCGAGATTAA
- the LOC110492339 gene encoding mRNA export factor isoform X1 — protein MSLFGASTGFGAGGFGAATTDTHNPMKDVEVTSPPDDSISCLAFSPPAMPGNFLIGGSWANDVRCWEVQDNGQTVPKAQQMHTGPVLDVCWSEDGSKVFTASCDKTAKMWDLNSNQAIQIAQHDAPIRTVHWIKAPNYNCIMTGSWDKTLKFWDTRSPNPMMSLQLPERCYCADVVYPMAVVASADRGLIVYQLENQPSEFRRIDSPLKHQVTGLTYQHRCIAIFKDKQNKPAGFALGSIEGRVAIHYINPPNPAKDNFTFKCHRSNGTNTATPQDIYAVNAISFHPVHGTLATVGSDGRFSFWDKDARTKLKTSEQLDQPITACSFNNNGNIFAYASSYDWSKGHEYYNPQKKNYIFLRNATEELKPRNKK, from the exons ATGAGTTTGTTCGGGGCCAGCACTGGCTTTGGCGCTGGGGGATTTGGAGCGGCAACCACGGACACCCACAACCCAATGAAG GATGTGGAAGTAACCTCACCCCCAGATGACAGCATCAGTTGCTTGGCGTTCAGTCCTCCTGCCATGCCAGGGAACTTCTTGATAGGGGGATCCTGGGCCAATGAT GTGAGGTGTTGGGAGGTACAGGACAACGGGCAGACAGTCCCCAAAGCCCAGCAGATGCACACGGGTCCCGTCCTTGATGTCTGCTGGAGCGAA GACGGTAGCAAGGTTTTCACTGCGTCTTGTGACAAGACTGCCAAAATGTGGGACCTCAACAGCAACCAGGCAATACAGATCGCACAG CATGATGCTCCTATCAGAACAGTCCACTGGATCAAAGCCCCCAACTACAACTGCATCATGACAGGCAGCTGGGACAAAACTCTGAAg ttctgggacACCCGCTCGCCCAACCCAATGATGTCTCTGCAGTTGCCAGAGAGGTGCTACTGTGCAGATGTG GTGTACCCCATGGCAGTGGTAGCGTCTGCAGACCGAGGTTTGATTGTATATCAGCTTGAAAACCAGCCGTCTGAGTTTAGGAGGATAGACTCACCACTCAAACACCAGGTGACTGGTCTCACATACCAG CACCGCTGCATAGCCATTTTTAAGGACAAACAGAACAAGCCTGCTGGATTTGCTCTCGGAAGCATTGAAGGGCGGGTTGCAATTCACTACATCAACCCTCCTAACCC AGCCAAGGATAACTTCACCTTTAAGTGCCACAGGTCGAATGGAACCAACACAGCCACACCACAAGACATCTATGCT GTAAATGCCATCTCCTTCCACCCTGTCCACGGGACACTGGCGACTGTTGGGTCAGATGGTCGCTTCAGCTTCTGGGATAAAGACGCCCGCACCAAGCTGAAGACCTCAGAGCAGCTGGATCAGCCAATCACAGCATGCTCCTTCAACAACAATGGCAACATCTTTGCTTACGCCTCCAGCTATGATTGGTCAAAG GGACATGAGTACTACAACCCTCAGAAAAAGAACTACATCTTCCTGCGTAATGCTACTGAGGAGCTGAAACCACGGAACAAGAAATG A
- the LOC110492339 gene encoding mRNA export factor isoform X3, with product MSLFGASTGFGAGGFGAATTDTHNPMKDVEVTSPPDDSISCLAFSPPAMPGNFLIGGSWANDVRCWEVQDNGQTVPKAQQMHTGPVLDVCWSEDGSKVFTASCDKTAKMWDLNSNQAIQIAQHDAPIRTVHWIKAPNYNCIMTGSWDKTLKFWDTRSPNPMMSLQLPERCYCADVVYPMAVVASADRGLIVYQLENQPSEFRRIDSPLKHQHRCIAIFKDKQNKPAGFALGSIEGRVAIHYINPPNPAKDNFTFKCHRSNGTNTATPQDIYAVNAISFHPVHGTLATVGSDGRFSFWDKDARTKLKTSEQLDQPITACSFNNNGNIFAYASSYDWSKGHEYYNPQKKNYIFLRNATEELKPRNKK from the exons ATGAGTTTGTTCGGGGCCAGCACTGGCTTTGGCGCTGGGGGATTTGGAGCGGCAACCACGGACACCCACAACCCAATGAAG GATGTGGAAGTAACCTCACCCCCAGATGACAGCATCAGTTGCTTGGCGTTCAGTCCTCCTGCCATGCCAGGGAACTTCTTGATAGGGGGATCCTGGGCCAATGAT GTGAGGTGTTGGGAGGTACAGGACAACGGGCAGACAGTCCCCAAAGCCCAGCAGATGCACACGGGTCCCGTCCTTGATGTCTGCTGGAGCGAA GACGGTAGCAAGGTTTTCACTGCGTCTTGTGACAAGACTGCCAAAATGTGGGACCTCAACAGCAACCAGGCAATACAGATCGCACAG CATGATGCTCCTATCAGAACAGTCCACTGGATCAAAGCCCCCAACTACAACTGCATCATGACAGGCAGCTGGGACAAAACTCTGAAg ttctgggacACCCGCTCGCCCAACCCAATGATGTCTCTGCAGTTGCCAGAGAGGTGCTACTGTGCAGATGTG GTGTACCCCATGGCAGTGGTAGCGTCTGCAGACCGAGGTTTGATTGTATATCAGCTTGAAAACCAGCCGTCTGAGTTTAGGAGGATAGACTCACCACTCAAACACCAG CACCGCTGCATAGCCATTTTTAAGGACAAACAGAACAAGCCTGCTGGATTTGCTCTCGGAAGCATTGAAGGGCGGGTTGCAATTCACTACATCAACCCTCCTAACCC AGCCAAGGATAACTTCACCTTTAAGTGCCACAGGTCGAATGGAACCAACACAGCCACACCACAAGACATCTATGCT GTAAATGCCATCTCCTTCCACCCTGTCCACGGGACACTGGCGACTGTTGGGTCAGATGGTCGCTTCAGCTTCTGGGATAAAGACGCCCGCACCAAGCTGAAGACCTCAGAGCAGCTGGATCAGCCAATCACAGCATGCTCCTTCAACAACAATGGCAACATCTTTGCTTACGCCTCCAGCTATGATTGGTCAAAG GGACATGAGTACTACAACCCTCAGAAAAAGAACTACATCTTCCTGCGTAATGCTACTGAGGAGCTGAAACCACGGAACAAGAAATG A